Genomic segment of Oncorhynchus keta strain PuntledgeMale-10-30-2019 chromosome 12, Oket_V2, whole genome shotgun sequence:
atggcagactgtgatatggccatttcttggagagactccttcccctccaggagactgtcaaacatttTAATTATTGTTGTTAATTATTCCTTCCCCACAAACAtttgaccacccatcagagatgattgcaaaacagtctgctttctctatgatttgcttgaccttcacttgaactctgcatccagaaaATGAGTacataaagcatgtctggttggaggggtgtatgctgggcgaagaaccttcagaaatctcttccaatacacattgcctgtgagcatcagaggtgaaccagttacATACACGGCTCGaacaagacattcatcagcatttctgactacgttcctccattgagtccaaaaaacttctgattccaggaggaccatgagctgttatCGATACGGTGTCTGATTTataattttcacctcgaatagaagtagagggactcttgtcagaggttgcttgttgtgagtgctgagggaactttatgcacttggccagatgattctgcatcgttgttgcattcttcacatatgatttggcacagtatttgcaaatgtacacagcttttccttctacattagctgcagtgaaaagtctccacacatcagatagtgcccgtggcattttcctgtaaagattagaaaaaaaTGAGCAAAAAAGTAATAATATAACTCTGTACGGAAATAGTttagcagttagattaaacaactcctttctAAGATATATTTTTTTGAATGAagcatgtatggaaacaggtgaattaacacttcagttagcaggctcaagcaagctaaaaccatGGTAgaaaaaactaactagcagaaattagCAAGTTAAATATGATTttaacacactttgctgtaggctactattaacttgttaacaaaaaataatgtgatctaaaatatattcaccccacccagtattgtaatgaAAActgaccagaaagcatgtagtcattggctcagacagtgtagtagtgtgggctaaatagcatctcattagtgtgcaagatcttgagaatcagctgtacatgtgatggaagagtgcactgtgcatgcagagggttataattccattgaattggggatagtttaaccaaaatatgccacacgACCTATAATTAACTTATGCATGCTGCACAAAAAAATGGTTCACTGTTAGCTCATtcttttgatgaatttaagcaacaTTTCCAAAATTCCCGGGCTTAACTTCCTCATAAAAAAATTCTggaaagtttccgaccctttACAACCCTACTGACAAAGCTAATTCAGAAAGGAGATGGGTATTCCTCCTttttaatatttaaaaaatatataattacagCGGCTCAATGGTCCTTCAGGCATTGTATATGCATAGAGGTTAATAATGTTCTTCTTCACAGAGTCGGGCACCCATCTCTGCAAAGCTGGTGGCAAACATGTTGTCAGTGTCAGGAGCCAATCACATTATCACCATGGACCTGCATGCCTCGCAGATACAGGTGAGCAATCTGGCACATTAGTTGTCTCATTCCATCAGTATATTGCAGTCACTGGTGTAGGATTCACAAGTAACATGTACAAACTATTCATTAGACTATACTTGTGTTACATACTATAATGAGCCACATTACATTTTCTCCAAAAAGCTGTTGCAAGTAAGGAAGTTTGAGGACACTGACTAATGATCCTGTATCTTATCATGGTTTTGCTCTCTGTACGCCTCTGTAGGGGTTCTTTGATATCCCTGTGGACAATCTATACGCTGAGCCAGCTGTGCTGAAATGGATAAAAGAGAACATCAATGAGTGGAAGAATTGCACCATTGTGTCTCCTGATGCCGGAGGAGCAAAAAGGTAAAGCAGGTACCAATGGGCCTACAGATGCTACATCAATTCAAAGGGACAGATTTTAGTTGTTAGAAATATCAGCATGTTGAAAGGATGATTGTGGATCAATTCATTAACGTGTTTATTACTTTCACCTCGTTCATTATTACAACCATTTAGTTGTAATAGGCAATAATCTTTTTGATACTGTCATCAGTGCATGTGCTTGTAATTTGCGATTTATCATTATAGTAAGAAACCGGTTTATAATTCCATGTTAATTGTAATGTGATGTAACTTTGGAATAATTGACATCATCTGTAGTACCATAACCTCACCAATCTGTGGATTCCCCTTGCAGGGTCACCTCTATAGCAGACAGGCTGAATGTGGACTTCGCTCTCATCCACAAAGAGCGAAAGAAGGCTAACGAGGTGGACCGCATGGTCCTGGTGGGGGACGTGAAGGACAGAGTGGCCATCTTAGTTGATGACATGGCAGACACCTGCGGCACCATCTGCCATGCTGCAGATAAGT
This window contains:
- the prps1a gene encoding ribose-phosphate pyrophosphokinase 1a isoform X3, yielding MELLIMINACKIASASRVTAVIPCFPYARQDKKDKVGSRAPISAKLVANMLSVSGANHIITMDLHASQIQGFFDIPVDNLYAEPAVLKWIKENINEWKNCTIVSPDAGGAKRVTSIADRLNVDFALIHKERKKANEVDRMVLVGDVKDRVAILVDDMADTCGTICHAADKLVSAGATKVYAILTHGIFSGPAITRINNACFEAVVVTNTIPQEDKMKHCSKIQVIDISMILAEAIRRTHNGESVSYLFSHVPL